Part of the Cottoperca gobio chromosome 1, fCotGob3.1, whole genome shotgun sequence genome, GTCACTATCCTTCTTTCCATACAACCGCTCCTGGATACGATGCGACATCTGGCCCAGTTCCTCGGATCCTAAATTCATGCCAATGGCCTGCAAAACATCCTGCATTTGCCTGTGCTTGTGCTCATCTTCAGTTGTCAGTGTTATCTTTTCCACCACTGAGGGAGACCTGGATCTGCTGTTTGAGCTAAAGTAGCTTTGTTCTCCGTCACCCCTTTGCAGAGACTTGCTATCAGACAGAGAGTGCCCCTTTGGGCTAAAGGACTGTGGAGGCTGTGGAGAAGCCAGTCTCTGGGATCCTTCGCTCTCGCTCCAGTGGCTGGGATTTTGGTGGCTTCCCTGTTGCCTCCCAGCATAACTTGGAGACCACGGACGATCAGTGTTCATGAAAGAAGTTGGAGAACGTGGTCGATCATCCACTTCTGTGGAGGTCTGAGTCACTATCTTGGTGAGCGTGGCGACATTCACACCCTTGTTGAGCACATCGAGGAAGCGCTGGAAGCCCACGGCTGACTTCTTCTGCTCAGTGACAGCTGCACTTTGGTTGGTGACATCACTCTCAGAAGACTGATGGGAAACACAGACGCAACCACAGTTTATGGAACTATCTGAAGTCTTTGTTTGACGCATATATTTGTAGAGTATAAAACAACCTGTGAGAAATTTGGAGCCATTAACAtctctaaatgttttcttttatgatCTCAAAAATTAAACCTCACTTTCTGTCCAAGTGAATCGGACCACAAACGCTTCACataccaaaatcttgtcccGTTGACTCCAGATTCTGTATTTATGTGCAGATATCTGTTTCTAGGGATTAAATGAAACTAAGAAGGTATACACCATCACTTTGGCAACAGAACGATTGGACAGCTCAGTAATTATCTTGTCTAACAAAATTGTATTTTGTGATCCAGTTAGGAAAACAAAAGTTTTGAATAAATTATGAACACGCATCATGGCCTAATAATGGATCATTATCCTATCCAATTATCCTATGTTGAGATACTACAACAATCACATAGTGTTTTATTACAATCCTACACTAGAGACATCAATGgtggaaacacaaaaacattcaactTAAGGTGCCCTCATcaaaatacatacatgtgtgtgtgtgttgaatgcaCTTCCTTCCTAATAAGATGTTAgcaaaaaaatgcaaaacaacctATTTAGTACCCTGAGCTAATCTGCCTGCACCTCTCACCGATGATAAAAGATAGTACCAGTTGCCATATGTGAAATGAACCAACCTGTCCACTTGATCCATTCAATGGAAACAGTCTTCTAATTTGACGATAATCCTCGtgtgtggaggggctgtcatTCCTCTCTCTGGGTTTGGCATAACTCTGTTTGATATGGAGGAAAGTTTTATTAAACTTAATTTAATCCTAACACAGATGCTAAAACACAATGTATATTTTGACTAACCTTAGTGGAGCGATCTTGTGACTGTGTCCTCTCTTGTGAACAGTCTCGGCTCCTTTCATGACCATCTCTATCTTTGTAATATCCAGACGATTGTCTGCAGTCATCATGTTGTTGCCTATAGCTGAACTCCTCATGCCAATATCTGGAGTCCTGAGGCGTTTTCCTGTATTTTAAATCCTCTTCCTGTGATAGTGTACGTTTAAAATCCTTGGTTGCATGTGAAAAATTGTCTGGTGACTGCCTGTTTGTTTTATCCTCAGGCTCACGCCTGTATCTGTAATCATCTTTATCATCCTCTGTAAACATTCGCCTTTTCTTTTCAGAAGTACCCCATTCAGGTGAGGACATGAGTCTCCTCGCTGAGCTCTTTCTGCTCCAGTCTCTGTTCAATGAGTCTTTGCTGTACAGCATCTTAGGAGAGTCACTGAACTCTCTACTTCTACTTGTCCTCTCTGTGCTACTATGTCCATCCCCACCATATTTCTGATAAGAATCCTGCGGTATATCTCTGTGAGGTTCACGCCTTTCTTCCCTTCTATCCTCATAGTCATCCCACTGCCTTGAACTTCTGTCACTGTACTGCCGCCTGTGACTGTACTCAGACCTGTTTGACTGCATCCTCACACAGCAACTCCAGCAGAAGAATAGTTGTGAAAGCCTGcagacaaaaaataataataataataattttagcATTAAAATCATCAGGTAAAGACTTCAGAAGGATTGATAAGGCAAACCTAGAACATGTACACTGctcaaaaaaattaaaaggaaCACTTTGAAACCACATCAGATGTCAATGGAAAAAAATGAATGCTAGATATCTATATTGATATGGACTGGGTAATGTG contains:
- the LOC115014998 gene encoding zinc finger CCCH domain-containing protein 13-like, which codes for MQSNRSEYSHRRQYSDRSSRQWDDYEDRREERREPHRDIPQDSYQKYGGDGHSSTERTSRSREFSDSPKMLYSKDSLNRDWSRKSSARRLMSSPEWGTSEKKRRMFTEDDKDDYRYRREPEDKTNRQSPDNFSHATKDFKRTLSQEEDLKYRKTPQDSRYWHEEFSYRQQHDDCRQSSGYYKDRDGHERSRDCSQERTQSQDRSTKSYAKPRERNDSPSTHEDYRQIRRLFPLNGSSGQSSESDVTNQSAAVTEQKKSAVGFQRFLDVLNKGVNVATLTKIVTQTSTEVDDRPRSPTSFMNTDRPWSPSYAGRQQGSHQNPSHWSESEGSQRLASPQPPQSFSPKGHSLSDSKSLQRGDGEQSYFSSNSRSRSPSVVEKITLTTEDEHKHRQMQDVLQAIGMNLGSEELGQMSHRIQERLYGKKDSDGGRLRRASRERETKQACSPRRKSRSSSSSKSSFSPLNQEYYKKKDCYSTQRDVTEVHQVQVDEDVDYGQNSSSSTLQESEKCEKYSQESTAACQSFSQNSAYTFSKPSPTPVMPMYSPVNCSPLPYPALPPNLPHLGPRLFWPPFFPYPHVPPLNIFPAVLAQTSQLLPQHISNPPYFNLPGINPVQPLNTTQKPKPLPRTRYLQVIETKQPG